Within Nitrospira sp. MA-1, the genomic segment GGGTTCTTACGGGATCTGCCGAATATGGTGCTCCGTGTATTCAAGAGAGCTTCGACCTTGAGAAATTGTTTCCCCAATCAATGTTGGTAGGAGGCGGTGAGGGTGAAGGAGGCCAATCGATAGAACCTGATGCCGCCGGAAGGCCATCAGGTCCCATTAAATAAATCTGGTCCGTTCGTTTGGAGTAGGTACGCGGCACGAGTTGGATCTTCCCATCCATTGATAGCGGTGCCGGGCGATGAAACTGTATACCATATCGCGAAGTGGCCGGGGGATGATGATGAAGCCATACAGCCAAGGCCAAGCCCCAGGTAGGCAGCGAAGAATTTTGAGAGCTGCAGTGGATTTTGTGAAGACCTTCCCGTGTTCCAGCAGTAAAAAGGTTTCATAATCCTCGGTCGAAAGATGAAGGTAAGTGAGAATGTCCTGCGCCGGTTGGGATTGAAGCGTTCCGAATTTAAATAATCCTCGGGAATCCCGCTCGAGGACAAAATTGACAAACGCATTGCAAAAATTACACACCCCATCAAAGACAATCACTTTCTCGTGCTTGCCCCAGTCATGTGATGGTAAGGAAGATCCCTGTTTCACGTAACATGCCCTTTTTCTCTGATCGATCTTTTGTCTGTATTGGTCGTTCGGCAATCAATAACTTCCCTTCCATTATAATACATGAGAGCCATACGGGTTTTCTAAGGCGGTAGCGCCTAACCAGCCATGGAAGGTCGACGTTTGAAAAGTCGCCACGCATGGATTTGGAGCCATTGATGGATAGGAACAAGATCGAAAAAAATGAGATAGACAAACGGGATTAACAAAAAATTGACATCCATAAGGATAAAGGAGGAAATGTGGAAAATAATGACGCCGGACAGAAAGAAGGCCCGCAGCTTGACTGATTTGATGAAGAGGATCAATGGGAACCCGAGTTCGAACGCGAGCACCAGATGGGAGAAAATTTGAATCAGATCCGGGCGTTGGGCCAGCTCGAAGCTTAAGCTATTTTTGACAAGTTCCCCTTCGCCTGTCATGCCCCATCGGACAGAGCGTTTGATCAGCACCTCCTGGATTCGGCCTTCGCCGGAAAACCATTCCCATCCGCTGACCCGCACTTTGGCAATGACACTCCAAAAATAAAACAGAGCGACATAGAGTTGCATCATTTTAATGGGCCAACTGGCCTCCCATTCCTGGAGAGGAGGGTGTGTGCCATGGAGTGAGTCACGAGAATGGACTTCTCCGCACCTGGAAAGCAGAAATAGAAAAAGCATTTGCATCGGAATGATATAACGATGATGAACGTCGCCGCTAAAGCTGTCTCTCACCCCCTTTAAGTAAAAAATACAGAGGATAACGATTAAAATTGATGTCCGGGTCCATTTCCCCATGATCATACTGACCGTGGCGCTCATGAGGAGTGCATAGACGATAAATGACAGGGCAGGGATATGGTATTGAATCCCAAGCAGATGAAAATACCAAATGGGGTCCAGGAAATAATTTCTGGAGCCGATGGGGTTGAGAGTCAGGACCGTGGCGAATTGATAGGTGTGGAAAAACAGTAAACCGCACCCAATATACATCCGCAACAGACCAAGGCTTTCTCCAGAAAATCCTCTAAAGAAAAATTGATTCCAGCCACGGCTGATGAGGTTACAGAATGCCATGTTCCCACCTTGGCAGCCATTCGTCATGCCATTCGATCAAGGCTTCTCGCGTGTCAATTTGAACGGTGGTAAGGTCTTGCCGTAGTAAATCTTTCTTCCGGTACACACGCTTTTGATGGTCGGCCTCTATTCGAATGATAAATTTAGGGTCGGACGGTTCATGTCCTAATGTTTTGTTGAGAGTCCAAAACATTCGCCATTCCCAATCAACTTCAAACCGGGGCTCATCTTCCTCTAACCCGCGGACCCATTGGTTAATCGTCCCCAATTCAATATTTCCCTGTTTATGTTTGGGGGGGGCGGTGCCAAACATTCTTGAATAATATAGTCGTCGAAAATTGGGTTTGGGAATATTGAGATCCTTATAGGATACGTAGCCGGTTGATCCGTCCCGAGAAGTAACTTTGAGGCCTTTTCGATATTTGTCTTTGTCCCATACCTTGACTGATATGGTTTCGCGGGGCTCGTACACGCTATACATGGGAACCCAGGTTAATGGAAAATAATCGATCCGAAATATGACTGCCCCCCATATGGTGATCAAGTACACAACAAGAATAAGGGTAATGGTCCGCTTGCTCATGCAAACTTTCCTTGCGGGTTGTTGACCGGGGAATTCATGTGGGTCTGTCCCCTTGAGGTGAAGGTACAAATGATACAAGTGACGGGAAAGCCCATTATCTTATGATAAGTGGGAGAACTCAATAGTGAGAAGGTTGCGAGAAAAATGTTGTTCCTTCGATTCATGAATTGGGCGGAAAAGGCAGTCGATTCGTTGGCGATTTCATATTAAATTTAGAGTGAATGAAGGAGATGCTTCAATTTTTGAAGATTTGGACATGTACCTTGGTTGACTTGTGCCGTTGGCCTTTTCTATGTTAAAGACCTGAACGTCACAGGAAGATGGTGCGTCCTCAGTGATCTGCTCTAGTTGTTCCTGTCGGAATGTTTCCTCTAGTTTAAGTAGTGCTTCCCATTAAGTTGGCAGATGGTCCGAAGTTGTGGATTCAAGTGGGGCTTTGCCTCCAGAACTTCCACATGTGAGTTTAAATCGCAGAGTTGGTAAGGAGTGAGAGTCAATGACGGTAGGTGTGTTCATTGATCGTCTCGAAGAATTTCGACAGGGAGTTCTCCGGTATAGGGCAATGTCCTGGGAGCATCAAGGGCTATCCCACAACGGCTCAGATGGGATGGACTCATCACAGTCAAATGCCTTACGGGATGTCCTATGTCAGCAGTTTGCTTTCATCGATGAGTCTGTGGGGGCTTTTAGCAGAGGTCGCTACCGCATTCATTTAGATTCCAGGAGCCGAGAGGATATTTATGCTCATGGGTTGTCTGGTGAATGTCAGGCAGAGGATCTTGACCTTATCCTGAGTGATCTTGAGCACATGCTGGCTGAGTTACACAAACGGCCTCGTCATTACCTTCTGGCATCACAGCAAGAATGGCCGGACAGTTCGAGCACCGATTCTGAGCCTTCCTTCGGCTCGTTAGGGCACCTCGGTTCTTCTCCATCTCCTGCATCATCTGAAACGCTGCACGCTGCGTTAAATACGGTGGCATACGTCATTCATCGGCAAATTGATCGACTCGAAGACCGGGAGGAGCTTTTGGCGCATGTGCAAGCCATTCGCGATCATCCTAAAATCACTCACCTCCTGTCCTTCTCCCCTTCCCATCAACTCTAACCGTTGGTTTTTTTGAATCCTGGGGACTTCACCTCCCAATCATTGCAACCTCTGCGGTTCCTCTCCATTTTAAGTCCCATTTCCTTAGGTGCGAAATCTGAAGTCCCTAAGGAACGCATTCGTCCTAATGTACCCATCCATGCCCCTCAGTTATAGTGTCCAATACGAATCTCAATGGCGGAATTTTTAAAACATTTTCTTCATCGGTTCATTAGCCGGGTGGTACCGGTTGAACGCGAGGAACTCCCTGCGCTCATCTGGTCCTTTGTCTATTTTTTTTGTGTGTTGGCGGCTTACTACATCCTGCGGCCGGTTCGCGATGAAATGGGAGTGCTCTCCGGAGCCCATAATTTGCCGTGGTTGTTTTCAGTTGTGTTTGTCACGATGTTAGCCGTGATTCCCGTATTTGGGTGGGTCGCGGGACATTTCACCATTCGTCGTTTATTGCCCACGGTGTATGCCTTTTTTATCCTCAATCTTTTGATATTTTTTGTGGCTTTGCAGAGTGGAATCGGGTTGCAATCCTTTGGGCCGATTTTTTTTGTGTGGTTGAGTGTGTTTAATTTATTCGTTGTGTCGGTGTTTTGGAGTTTTATGGCCGATGTGTTTCCCACTGGCGCCGCCCGTCGCCTCTTTGGCTGTATTTCCGCAGGAGGTAGCCTTGGTGCCATGACGGGCCCGTTTATCACGGCAATGGCGGTAAAAGGAGTTGGAGTTTCGGGATTATTATTGGTGTCAGCGGTGTTTTTATTGATTGCGGTAGGATGCATGTTGGCATTGCTGAAATGGTATCACTCTCATCATGGAGTTGATCTGGGCAACCGACATCTTTCTTCGATCAAGAACCCTGAGGCCATTTCGCCCGGTTTGTGGATAGGGGTCTTGCGCATTGTTCGCTCGCCCTATTTAAAGGGCATTGCCCTCTATCTCATGTGCTATTCCATTCTATCGACATTTTTGTATTCGCAGCAAACCATATTAATTCCTCAAGTCATGCCAAGTTCCGAAGATCGTATGCAATTGTTCGCATCCGTCGATCTAGGGATTAATGTCCTAGCGTTCACCCTCCAGTTTTTCGCAACGGGATGGTTGTTGACACGGTTTGGTGTCGTGATCATGTTGGCCGTAATGCCCATGGTATCATTCGTTGGATTTGGGGTGTTTGGGTTGGTCACAGTCCTGCCGGTCTTGATTGGGTTTGGTGTCCTGCGGCGGGCAGGGGAATTTTCCATCACCAAGCCGACACGAGAAACTCTTTTTACTGTCGTTCCCAGAGAGGAAAAATACCAGGCGAAAAACGTGATTGATACGGTCGTCCATCGCGGAGCCGATATGACCGGGACAGGGATTGTCTCAATTTTCCATGGCTGGGGGATGAGCTTGTCGGCCATGGCATTTGCCGCACTGCCCATCGCGGGCCTTTGGGTCGCCATTGGTATATGGCTTGGACGACGACACGAAGCGATTCGTCGACAATGAGGATTGTCATTGAGTTTGATGTTTCCCTGCGAGAAAGACCACCTCTTTTTACGATCGGCCATCAGAGATAAACTCATTGGAGTCATGCGATGAGTGATGCCTTGTTTACCTATGGGACGTTACAATTTCCTGAGGTGATGGAAGCGGTGACCGGCCTGGCGTTGCCTTGGGCGAAGGCGGAAGCGCGGGGGTTTGCGCAGTTTCGTTTTACGGACCGTATTTATCCGGGATTGGTTGCCCGGGAAGGGGCGCTGACTCAGGGTCGTGTCTATACCAATCTAAGTCACCAAACCTGGGAGCACTTGGATCGATTTGAAGACCCGATCTATCGGAGGGAATTAGTTGAGGTCTATCGGTCAGATGGCCATACAATACGGGCTTATGCCTATGTCTTACCCGTCGCCCAGCAACATCTGCTTTCTTCAGAACAGTGGCAAATGGATTGGTTCAGCAGTGTCCACTTGGATGGATATGTGAGTCGTTGTCGCCTGTTTTATGAAGCGATGACATCCGAGGGCCTACAGGAAAATCGCAAGCAAACATTATGGAAACTAACAGACCCTCCGCAGAACTCTCAAGCATGCTGAAGCCTTCCAAGAGCCCGGTCTTACTGGTGATGCTTGTCACGTTGATCATTTTTGGTGGGGCCCTGGTCTATTTCACGATGGAGTATCTCTCCCAGGTGACTAAGCCGGAACTCTCATCCATCGATGCGGCGGGGCATCAAATTGGGATGTGGCTTCTGGTTGGGACCATGCTGGCGGGCATGCCGGCGGTGGGAATGGGGGCGTATGTTATGTACATCGGATCAAGAATTCATGTGACGCAGCAGTGGCCTCCAGCAGGGATGGGATTCCTGGCCAAACGGCCGATCATGTTAGGGGAGCGGGCCATGCTTGTCGGATGGAGTGTGCTGGGGCTTGGGTTTGTTCTCGTGGTGTGTGGATTAATGTTGCCGGTGGTGGGCTGGAAATTCGGGAACCTTGTTCAATAGCCCGAATTCCTCATTCTTGATAGAACCCTCTCTCAGGATGAGCCGAAAATTATGACTGGATGGGATTGGGCAATTCTTGCAGGTTTTATTCTCTATGCCCTGCAAGCGGGGTTTCGAGAACGGGCGGTTGCATCCCAAAATCTAGAAGAATACTTTCTTGCGGGGCGCAGTCTTTCCGGTTGGAAAGCGGGCTTAAGTATGGCGGCTACGCAATTTGCCGCCGACACGCCATTGCTCGTCACCGGGTTGGTGGCTACGGCCGGTATTTTCGCGCTGTGGCGTTTGTGGATTTTTGCCTTGGCCTTTCTCCTGATGGGGTTTCTCTTGGCTCCCAGTTGGCGTCGGGTCGGGGTGCTCACCGATGCCGAGCTGACGGAAGTGCGGTATGGACATGGGGCGGCATCCGCGCTTCGGGGTATCAAAGCCATTTATTTCGGCACCATCGTCAATTGTACGGTGTTGGCCATGGTGCTGTTGGCGGCCACTCGCCTCGCGGAACCCTTCCTTCTCTGGGACCAGTGGCTTCCCTCCGGTCTGTTTGACGTGTTGGTTTCCATTGTGAAATGGGGGGGTGTTCCCTTTACCGTAGGCGGGTTGGAGGCGGACAATGTGTGGGTGCGTTCCGCCAATAACCTTTTATCGATCGGGGCTATTGTATCTGTGACGGTGTTGTATTCCACCACCGGTGGTCTACGGAGTGTGGTTGCCACCGATATAGTGCAATTGGGAATCGGGATCGTTGCCAGCGGTGTATTTGCCTGGGTGGTGGTGGAACACGTGGGTGGCTTGGCGTCCTTAACTCAACACATTCAAAATCAATTTTCGTCTGGGTATCCCCTGAGCGGGAATGAAATTCTGGCTTTTACCCCCTTCGGTGCCAGGGATGCGACCATGCTGGTGTTGTTGGTCTATGGATTTCAATGGCTCTTGCAAATGAACGCAGATGGGACAGGGTATTTGGCTCAACGATCCATGGCTTGCCGCAGCGATCACGATGCGCGGGTCGCTGCCGTGGTGTTTACCGTGGCTCAAGTACTTCTTCGGAGTTTGATCTGGTTGCCTTTGGCTTTGGGATTGCTTGTGGTGTTTCCGCCATCTCTGGAAATCATCGGCCCCCAATTCATTGCGGATCGTGAATTTACCTTCGTGCAAGGCATTCATGAATTGTTACCACCCGGAATTAAAGGGTTGATGGTCGTCGGGATGTTGGCGGCCTTGGCCTCTACGGTCGATACGCATTTGAATTGGGGAGCGTCCTTTTGGACTAATGATATTTATCGTCGGTTTATTTGTGAGGGTTGGCTCAAGCGCGCACCTTCGCAACGTGCATTGGTCTGGGTCGCACGTGGGAGTAATCTGCTGATTCTCTTGATTGCGCTTTGCATTCTTCCGTGGCTGTCATCTATTCAAACTGCCTGGCAAATCAGTTTGTTGCTTGGGGCGGGAATGGGCGTGGTGTTGGTGCTTCGGTGGATCTGGTGGCGTATCACGGCCTGGGGTGAATTAGCCTGTATTGCCGCCTCTGTTCTTATCGCGCCCCTGTTATTGTGGGCTCTTCCTGGCCAGCAAGAGGAAATGCGGTTGTTGATTATGGGTATAGGAGCGGGTGTGATTGGGGTAACCGTGTCCTGGTTGACTGGGCCGGAAGATTTCGATCGCCTGGAGAACTTTTATCGACGCGCGCATCCTCCAGGATTTTGGGGGCCAATCGAACGTCGGGTTCAGTTTGAGCAGCAAGATGGGGTCCGGCGATTTTGGCGAGCCATACTGGCGATGGGGCTCACAGCTTTGTCCATTTTTTGTTTGCTCACCGGTATCGGGACATGGCTGGTTGGAAGTCCTGCCCCTGAATGGATGCCCTGGCGAGAAGCCTGGATTGCCGGACTTTTGGTGGTCGGGACCCTCTTAGTTCCCATTTGGATTATCGTTGGATTTCGTCACCCTGAACCTGCGACGTCTGCGAAATAGAAATCGATGAATGACGACTCCACAGGTCTGGCTTCGAAAGACATGAATTAAGGAT encodes:
- a CDS encoding Npt1/Npt2 family nucleotide transporter, which encodes MAEFLKHFLHRFISRVVPVEREELPALIWSFVYFFCVLAAYYILRPVRDEMGVLSGAHNLPWLFSVVFVTMLAVIPVFGWVAGHFTIRRLLPTVYAFFILNLLIFFVALQSGIGLQSFGPIFFVWLSVFNLFVVSVFWSFMADVFPTGAARRLFGCISAGGSLGAMTGPFITAMAVKGVGVSGLLLVSAVFLLIAVGCMLALLKWYHSHHGVDLGNRHLSSIKNPEAISPGLWIGVLRIVRSPYLKGIALYLMCYSILSTFLYSQQTILIPQVMPSSEDRMQLFASVDLGINVLAFTLQFFATGWLLTRFGVVIMLAVMPMVSFVGFGVFGLVTVLPVLIGFGVLRRAGEFSITKPTRETLFTVVPREEKYQAKNVIDTVVHRGADMTGTGIVSIFHGWGMSLSAMAFAALPIAGLWVAIGIWLGRRHEAIRRQ
- a CDS encoding Na+:solute symporter, whose amino-acid sequence is MTGWDWAILAGFILYALQAGFRERAVASQNLEEYFLAGRSLSGWKAGLSMAATQFAADTPLLVTGLVATAGIFALWRLWIFALAFLLMGFLLAPSWRRVGVLTDAELTEVRYGHGAASALRGIKAIYFGTIVNCTVLAMVLLAATRLAEPFLLWDQWLPSGLFDVLVSIVKWGGVPFTVGGLEADNVWVRSANNLLSIGAIVSVTVLYSTTGGLRSVVATDIVQLGIGIVASGVFAWVVVEHVGGLASLTQHIQNQFSSGYPLSGNEILAFTPFGARDATMLVLLVYGFQWLLQMNADGTGYLAQRSMACRSDHDARVAAVVFTVAQVLLRSLIWLPLALGLLVVFPPSLEIIGPQFIADREFTFVQGIHELLPPGIKGLMVVGMLAALASTVDTHLNWGASFWTNDIYRRFICEGWLKRAPSQRALVWVARGSNLLILLIALCILPWLSSIQTAWQISLLLGAGMGVVLVLRWIWWRITAWGELACIAASVLIAPLLLWALPGQQEEMRLLIMGIGAGVIGVTVSWLTGPEDFDRLENFYRRAHPPGFWGPIERRVQFEQQDGVRRFWRAILAMGLTALSIFCLLTGIGTWLVGSPAPEWMPWREAWIAGLLVVGTLLVPIWIIVGFRHPEPATSAK
- a CDS encoding gamma-glutamylcyclotransferase, which encodes MSDALFTYGTLQFPEVMEAVTGLALPWAKAEARGFAQFRFTDRIYPGLVAREGALTQGRVYTNLSHQTWEHLDRFEDPIYRRELVEVYRSDGHTIRAYAYVLPVAQQHLLSSEQWQMDWFSSVHLDGYVSRCRLFYEAMTSEGLQENRKQTLWKLTDPPQNSQAC
- a CDS encoding thiol-disulfide oxidoreductase DCC family protein, yielding MKQGSSLPSHDWGKHEKVIVFDGVCNFCNAFVNFVLERDSRGLFKFGTLQSQPAQDILTYLHLSTEDYETFLLLEHGKVFTKSTAALKILRCLPGAWPWLYGFIIIPRPLRDMVYSFIARHRYQWMGRSNSCRVPTPNERTRFI